In Oscillatoria acuminata PCC 6304, a single window of DNA contains:
- a CDS encoding RNA-guided endonuclease InsQ/TnpB family protein, translating into MLRATKYRIYPTTEQRQHLAQSFGCCRFAWNYALNLTNETYKATGQGLGRFAIQKEITHLKKEYEWMKEPYSQCFQVVALNLSRAFINFFEGRASYPQFKSKHRKQSISYPQNVSLVEDGIKFPKMGIVHARLHRPIDGAIRTVTVSMNANGQYFASVLVDDGRDIPEKTTEGKAVGIDLGLTHFAITSDGSKFDNPRWLAKHEKNLRAKQKRLSRRQKGSNNRNKTRKQVAGVHNKIFRCREDFHHKLSRRMVDENQVIVVENLAVRNMVRNHCLAKAISQVGWGQFCTMLKYKAAQEGKVYLEVDRFFPSSKTCNVCLNQVRSLTLDVRFWQCEKCQTKHDRDINAAKNIRDEGLRILSSGTGEIAYRPGVSRDSRGRKKSTVSQSVG; encoded by the coding sequence ATGCTGAGAGCAACGAAGTACAGAATTTACCCAACCACCGAGCAAAGGCAACACCTTGCTCAAAGTTTTGGGTGCTGTAGATTCGCTTGGAACTACGCTCTCAATCTTACCAACGAAACCTATAAAGCTACAGGTCAGGGTCTAGGTCGCTTTGCCATTCAGAAGGAAATAACTCATCTCAAGAAAGAGTATGAATGGATGAAAGAACCCTATTCCCAATGCTTCCAGGTTGTTGCCCTAAATTTGTCTAGGGCTTTTATCAATTTCTTTGAAGGGAGGGCTTCTTATCCTCAATTCAAATCAAAGCACCGCAAGCAATCTATTAGTTATCCTCAGAATGTCTCCCTCGTAGAAGATGGCATCAAATTCCCCAAAATGGGAATTGTTCATGCCAGACTACATAGACCTATTGATGGGGCAATCAGAACAGTCACGGTGTCGATGAATGCTAATGGTCAATACTTTGCCTCTGTTCTAGTCGATGATGGGAGAGATATCCCAGAAAAAACGACTGAAGGTAAAGCAGTAGGTATTGATTTAGGGTTGACTCATTTTGCTATCACCTCCGATGGGTCTAAGTTTGACAACCCCCGTTGGTTAGCTAAACACGAGAAAAATCTGAGGGCCAAGCAGAAGCGGTTGTCCAGAAGACAAAAGGGCTCTAACAACCGTAACAAAACCCGTAAACAGGTAGCGGGGGTACATAACAAAATATTTCGATGCAGGGAAGATTTCCACCACAAACTATCGCGCAGGATGGTAGACGAAAACCAAGTCATAGTGGTGGAAAATCTAGCAGTCAGGAACATGGTCAGAAACCACTGTCTCGCTAAAGCAATTAGTCAGGTGGGGTGGGGCCAGTTCTGTACCATGCTGAAGTACAAAGCAGCGCAAGAAGGGAAAGTTTATCTTGAAGTAGACCGATTCTTTCCTAGCTCCAAAACCTGTAATGTTTGCCTCAATCAAGTAAGAAGCCTGACCCTTGATGTGAGGTTTTGGCAGTGTGAAAAGTGTCAAACGAAGCACGATAGAGACATCAATGCTGCTAAAAATATCCGAGATGAAGGACTGCGTATTTTATCCTCGGGGACCGGGGAGATCGCCTATCGCCCAGGTGTAAGTCGAGACAGTAGAGGACGCAAGAAATCTACTGTCTCGCAGTCTGTTGGGTAG
- a CDS encoding ABC transporter ATP-binding protein — MATELAIDTRGLTKQFDRQIAVNDVHLQVGPGEVYGLIGPNGAGKTTLIRMLATAEEPTIGEIYINGERLLRDSHNPTLKRRLGYLPDDFPLYDDLTVWDYLDYFARLYYLREPRRSQRLYEVLELVQLENKRKSLIATLSRGMKQRLSLARTIVHEPILLLLDEPVSGLDPIARMQFREIIKTLREAGMTILISSHVLSDLAELCTSVGIMELGYLVESAPLKELYERLSRQQILISTLGKLEALEAELKQFPQVEGWEVNPDGKTLRVHFAGTPEESANLLRSLVEAKIPLHEFHCTQEDLETIFLKLGHKQAS; from the coding sequence ATGGCAACAGAACTGGCAATCGATACTCGTGGACTCACTAAGCAATTTGACCGACAGATCGCCGTTAATGATGTTCATTTACAAGTCGGTCCCGGGGAAGTTTATGGACTGATCGGACCCAATGGAGCCGGAAAAACAACCTTAATCCGAATGCTGGCGACGGCAGAGGAACCCACAATTGGGGAAATTTATATTAATGGGGAACGCCTCCTCCGGGATAGTCATAACCCCACTTTGAAGCGTCGTCTGGGGTATTTGCCTGATGATTTTCCCCTGTATGATGATTTAACCGTTTGGGACTATCTGGACTATTTTGCCCGACTGTATTATCTGCGGGAACCCCGGCGCAGTCAGCGTCTTTATGAAGTCTTGGAATTAGTTCAATTAGAGAACAAGCGTAAGAGTTTGATTGCCACCTTGTCCCGAGGGATGAAACAGCGGCTTTCTCTGGCGCGAACCATTGTCCATGAACCGATTTTATTGCTACTCGATGAGCCAGTCTCGGGGTTAGACCCCATTGCCCGAATGCAGTTTAGGGAAATTATCAAGACCCTCCGTGAAGCGGGGATGACAATTTTGATTTCCTCTCATGTATTGAGTGACCTGGCGGAATTGTGCACGTCGGTGGGCATTATGGAACTCGGGTATTTGGTGGAAAGTGCGCCTTTAAAAGAACTTTACGAGCGCTTGAGTCGCCAGCAAATTTTAATCTCGACTTTGGGTAAGTTAGAGGCATTGGAAGCCGAACTGAAACAGTTTCCCCAAGTGGAGGGATGGGAGGTCAATCCCGATGGTAAAACCCTGCGGGTGCATTTTGCCGGAACTCCGGAAGAGAGTGCCAATTTGTTGCGATCGCTCGTGGAGGCAAAGATTCCTTTGCATGAATTCCACTGCACTCAGGAAGATTTGGAAACGATTTTCCTCAAGTTAGGGCATAAACAGGCATCTTAA
- a CDS encoding PilN domain-containing protein — translation MYSLEINFLNDRADYKPPAPRPSTSQTSRQQTTMLIGGLAAGVSAIAVVMGGWFVVNNQNTELQGQLATLESQSGSLGAQVQEVEAINAEIQQLNTQITFFANIFNTSVKPMSALLQELRDRLPPGVQVANLNHQIEQAPPEEIQASSPWTKVKQTIEIQGYAKTFDDVNDFVLTLKRSPFFNDSQTQLIDATLVDNPVQVECDPSFQGQQVTCPPTDFQLPQVVEYNINATVSNVLASEVLADLQRTRAEGLTTRINLLEQQGVIQR, via the coding sequence ATGTATAGTCTAGAAATTAATTTTCTCAACGATCGCGCTGATTATAAGCCCCCAGCCCCTAGACCGTCAACGAGTCAGACATCCAGACAACAAACGACGATGTTGATTGGGGGACTCGCGGCAGGCGTCTCGGCGATCGCCGTGGTGATGGGGGGCTGGTTTGTGGTTAATAACCAAAATACCGAACTGCAGGGACAGTTGGCTACCCTAGAAAGTCAATCCGGGAGTTTGGGCGCACAAGTTCAAGAGGTTGAAGCCATCAATGCTGAAATTCAGCAGTTGAATACCCAAATCACCTTTTTTGCCAATATTTTCAATACGTCAGTCAAGCCGATGTCAGCGCTGTTACAAGAACTGCGCGATCGCCTACCGCCAGGGGTACAAGTGGCTAATCTGAATCATCAGATTGAACAAGCGCCCCCAGAAGAAATTCAAGCCTCCTCTCCCTGGACGAAAGTCAAACAAACAATTGAGATCCAGGGATATGCCAAAACCTTTGATGATGTCAATGATTTTGTGCTGACCCTGAAGCGATCGCCCTTTTTTAATGACAGTCAAACCCAGTTAATTGACGCCACCCTGGTAGACAATCCGGTGCAGGTAGAATGCGACCCCAGTTTCCAGGGTCAACAAGTTACCTGTCCCCCGACAGATTTTCAACTGCCACAAGTTGTCGAATATAACATTAATGCCACGGTGAGCAACGTTCTGGCTTCAGAAGTTCTCGCTGATCTCCAGCGAACTCGGGCTGAAGGACTGACCACTCGGATCAATTTACTCGAACAACAGGGGGTAATTCAACGATGA
- a CDS encoding bifunctional folylpolyglutamate synthase/dihydrofolate synthase, with the protein MALATVDSLLSSFGRFGVELGLDRITKLLNDLGNPHNSVPLIHVAGTNGKGSVCAYLSTILMEAGYRVGRYTSPHLVDWTERICVNDSPISEQGLQQVLIQVIEAIDPSAPSPTQFEVITAAAWLYFAQQQLDVVVMEVGLGGRLDATNVCDRPLVTVITSISWEHWQRLGPTVADIAREKAGILKPGCPAVVGPLPPDAKTVVDRRIAELNCPAQFPEPATPIAMQPGWVQTQGFSYPLPLPGEAQLINSALAIATVQTLRQQGWQISDEAIAQGMAKTQWPGRLQWVIRDHRPLLIDGAHNAAAAQILGDYVASLKAPEPRPNLPEGASRPRVTWVMGMLSTKDHAGIFSALLRSGDNLYLVPVPDHDSAKPEDLATLARNICPELEDIRCYSDLFLALKDALQLESNLTVLCGSLYLLGYFFADTVTQKG; encoded by the coding sequence ATGGCACTGGCAACTGTGGATTCTCTTCTGTCCTCGTTTGGACGCTTTGGCGTCGAACTGGGCCTCGATCGCATCACAAAACTTTTAAATGATTTAGGCAATCCCCACAACAGCGTTCCCTTGATTCATGTCGCCGGAACCAATGGGAAAGGGTCTGTCTGTGCCTATCTTTCTACTATTCTCATGGAAGCGGGGTATCGAGTCGGGCGCTATACCTCGCCGCATCTGGTGGATTGGACGGAACGAATCTGTGTGAATGACAGCCCCATTTCTGAACAAGGGTTGCAGCAGGTCCTGATTCAAGTCATTGAGGCGATCGACCCCTCTGCGCCTTCCCCGACCCAGTTTGAAGTGATTACTGCCGCAGCTTGGCTATATTTTGCCCAACAACAGCTTGATGTGGTGGTGATGGAAGTGGGACTCGGAGGCCGATTGGATGCCACCAATGTTTGCGATCGCCCTCTGGTGACGGTGATTACCTCGATTAGTTGGGAACATTGGCAACGCCTGGGCCCTACCGTGGCCGATATTGCCCGGGAAAAAGCCGGAATTCTCAAACCGGGATGTCCCGCAGTGGTTGGACCCTTACCCCCGGACGCGAAAACCGTGGTCGATCGCCGCATTGCGGAACTCAACTGTCCCGCCCAATTTCCTGAACCTGCCACCCCCATTGCCATGCAACCGGGATGGGTCCAGACTCAAGGGTTCTCCTATCCCCTCCCACTCCCCGGGGAAGCGCAATTGATTAATTCTGCCCTAGCCATCGCCACGGTACAAACCCTCAGACAACAAGGGTGGCAAATTTCCGACGAGGCGATCGCCCAGGGAATGGCTAAAACCCAATGGCCGGGACGCCTCCAGTGGGTGATTCGAGACCATCGCCCCCTGCTGATTGATGGGGCTCACAATGCTGCTGCGGCCCAAATCCTCGGGGATTATGTCGCCAGTCTCAAGGCCCCTGAACCCCGCCCCAACCTCCCAGAAGGGGCCTCGCGACCGAGGGTCACCTGGGTGATGGGAATGCTTTCCACAAAAGACCATGCCGGTATCTTCAGCGCCTTGCTGCGATCGGGAGATAACTTATACTTAGTTCCCGTCCCAGACCATGACTCAGCTAAACCAGAAGATTTGGCCACTCTTGCCCGAAATATCTGTCCTGAGTTAGAGGACATTCGCTGTTATTCTGACCTATTTTTGGCCTTAAAAGACGCCTTGCAACTAGAGAGTAATCTAACCGTATTATGTGGGTCTCTTTATTTGCTGGGATATTTTTTTGCTGATACCGTAACTCAAAAAGGATGA
- a CDS encoding CHAT domain-containing protein produces MVFHHKTLKLLILTGLVMGGIYAIAPIQSKLLISEAIAQTVQEEQQEADRLFELGKEQYQRHQFGNALEPWRRALEIYQAIGDQNGESRTLMGLGNIYNSLGQYPRAEQFYQQCLQIARDFGDRTLEAQGLNALGKVEHNRGQYNRSEQLYQESLAIFTEIGDKSGIANALIGLGTIYHRRWVQYDRAEEFYQQALTLAREIGDRPTEAQSLHSIGSLYNSQEDYERAVEFYEPAAIIRWELEDREGLGNTLHHLGLAYYRLEQYEQAEEYLFATIEVREELYPSLTDDQKLSLFEQQLYTYDRLQKALIAQNKTDKALEISERGRARAFVELLAQKNTEPLEENRLLVPPPTLEEIRQIAASQNATIVQYSRIRGDFSRRSPTFLENLELYIWVIKPTGEITFHRTDLQDLWQEQDTLLAKIVANARCFDNWVCRQNITTAQRSDVSEVYSQPISEFNQQAARGQTVAHSPRGNEEELHQLYQLLIEPIADLLPSDPNERVIFIPQDSLFLVPFPALPDANGNYLIEKHTILTAASIQVLDLTRRQRQRIPQTQSDILIVGNPTMPMRGERRLSPLLGAETEAQAIAQLLNTTPLIGAEATKARVIEKMQTSRIIHLATHGSFDPERGIGSWLALAPSESDDGFLTAEEILDLELSAELVVLSACDTGRGKITGDGVIGLSRSFISAGVPSILVSLWKVDDKVTAYLMGEFYQNWQKGSNKAQALREAMLTTMQEYPGVENWAAFTLIGEAE; encoded by the coding sequence ATGGTGTTTCATCACAAAACTCTCAAACTTTTAATTTTAACGGGGTTGGTGATGGGGGGTATTTATGCCATTGCACCGATTCAGAGTAAGCTGTTGATTTCAGAGGCGATCGCGCAAACTGTTCAAGAGGAACAACAGGAAGCCGATCGCCTGTTTGAATTAGGCAAAGAGCAATATCAGCGTCATCAATTTGGCAATGCCTTAGAACCCTGGAGGCGGGCACTGGAAATCTATCAGGCGATCGGGGACCAAAATGGGGAAAGCCGCACCCTCATGGGTTTGGGAAATATTTACAATAGCTTGGGACAATACCCTCGGGCGGAGCAATTTTATCAGCAATGCTTACAGATTGCCCGGGACTTTGGCGATCGCACCCTGGAAGCCCAAGGACTCAACGCCCTGGGAAAAGTAGAACATAATCGGGGACAATATAATCGTTCTGAACAATTGTATCAAGAATCCTTAGCCATTTTTACAGAAATCGGTGACAAAAGTGGGATTGCGAATGCTTTAATTGGTCTAGGAACCATTTATCATCGCCGTTGGGTACAATATGACCGAGCGGAGGAATTTTATCAGCAGGCTTTAACCCTAGCCCGAGAAATTGGCGATCGCCCCACAGAAGCCCAGAGCCTCCATAGCATTGGCTCACTCTACAACAGCCAGGAAGACTACGAACGCGCCGTCGAATTCTATGAGCCAGCCGCCATCATTCGTTGGGAATTAGAAGATAGAGAAGGACTAGGCAACACCCTCCATCACTTAGGATTAGCTTACTATCGGTTGGAACAGTATGAGCAGGCAGAAGAATATTTATTCGCCACCATTGAAGTCCGAGAAGAATTGTATCCCAGCTTAACCGATGACCAAAAACTATCCTTATTTGAACAACAATTATATACTTACGACCGACTGCAAAAAGCCCTGATTGCTCAAAATAAAACCGATAAAGCCCTGGAAATTTCTGAACGGGGTCGAGCCAGAGCCTTTGTCGAACTCCTTGCTCAAAAAAACACCGAACCGTTAGAAGAAAACAGGCTGTTAGTCCCGCCTCCGACCCTCGAAGAAATTCGCCAAATTGCTGCCTCTCAAAATGCGACTATCGTCCAATATTCGCGAATTCGGGGAGACTTTTCTCGAAGAAGTCCCACATTTTTAGAAAATTTAGAACTTTATATTTGGGTGATTAAGCCAACCGGAGAAATCACTTTTCATCGCACTGACCTCCAAGATTTATGGCAAGAACAAGACACTTTGTTAGCTAAAATTGTGGCGAATGCCCGATGTTTTGACAACTGGGTTTGTCGTCAGAATATTACAACGGCTCAACGGAGTGATGTTTCAGAAGTTTACAGTCAACCTATTTCGGAATTTAATCAACAAGCTGCCCGGGGGCAAACGGTTGCTCACTCCCCACGCGGCAATGAGGAAGAGTTGCATCAACTCTATCAATTATTAATCGAACCCATTGCGGATTTATTACCTTCGGATCCCAATGAGCGGGTGATTTTTATTCCGCAAGATTCGTTATTTTTAGTTCCCTTTCCCGCCTTGCCCGATGCCAATGGGAACTATTTGATTGAAAAGCATACAATTCTTACTGCTGCTTCGATTCAAGTTTTAGATTTAACTCGCCGACAGAGACAGAGGATTCCACAAACTCAATCAGATATCTTGATTGTTGGTAATCCTACCATGCCGATGAGGGGAGAGCGCCGACTTTCGCCTCTATTGGGTGCAGAAACAGAAGCGCAGGCGATCGCCCAACTGCTGAATACGACGCCCTTAATTGGGGCGGAGGCCACCAAAGCCAGGGTGATCGAGAAAATGCAAACCTCACGAATTATACATCTAGCGACTCACGGCAGTTTCGACCCTGAGCGCGGGATTGGCAGTTGGCTGGCCCTAGCCCCTTCTGAGTCCGATGATGGATTTTTGACCGCAGAGGAAATTTTGGACCTGGAACTGAGTGCGGAGTTGGTGGTGCTCTCCGCCTGTGATACGGGACGGGGGAAAATCACAGGGGATGGGGTCATCGGGTTATCTCGCTCGTTTATTTCTGCTGGAGTGCCCAGTATCTTGGTGTCATTATGGAAAGTTGATGATAAAGTGACCGCTTATTTGATGGGAGAGTTCTATCAAAACTGGCAAAAGGGGAGCAACAAAGCTCAGGCACTCCGTGAGGCGATGCTGACGACGATGCAGGAATATCCGGGGGTAGAAAATTGGGCCGCCTTCACTCTGATTGGAGAAGCGGAGTAA
- a CDS encoding MgtC/SapB family protein encodes MDWQELFEILVKFFCAVAFSLPIAWEREKSTRIMGLRTFPLVAVSSCAYLLVGMTIVGENSDELARLLQGLMSGIGFIGGGAILKEGVTVRGTATAASIWTTGAVGAAVAYGRYEIGLIVSGINFLVLLLLTPIERQLGKSDQPQNAEGGEEEDS; translated from the coding sequence ATGGATTGGCAAGAACTGTTTGAGATTCTCGTTAAATTTTTTTGCGCTGTTGCTTTCAGCCTCCCGATCGCCTGGGAACGAGAAAAGTCTACCCGAATTATGGGTCTACGAACTTTCCCCCTCGTTGCCGTATCCAGTTGCGCTTATCTGTTAGTGGGTATGACCATTGTCGGAGAAAATAGTGATGAACTGGCTCGACTACTCCAGGGATTGATGAGCGGTATCGGCTTTATTGGCGGTGGGGCAATTCTCAAAGAGGGCGTGACTGTACGCGGAACTGCAACTGCCGCTAGTATTTGGACCACGGGAGCCGTTGGCGCAGCAGTGGCTTATGGACGGTATGAAATTGGTCTGATTGTCAGTGGTATCAATTTTCTCGTCCTCCTTTTATTAACCCCCATAGAACGTCAACTCGGAAAGAGCGACCAACCCCAAAATGCCGAAGGGGGAGAAGAGGAAGACTCCTGA
- a CDS encoding ABC transporter substrate-binding protein, translated as MRVRINRWKRFGLFVLSGLLLSWAIACTPGTGSNSGQPASGTSEVEFWTMQLQPQFTDYFNSLITTFESENPDIKVRWVDVPWSAMESKILAAVSAKTAPDVVNLNPNFATLLASRNAWLTLDDQIPDEIRQQYLPNIWKASTLNGTSFGIPWYLTTRISIYNTQLFNEAGIDQPPSTYAELAQVAQQIRDRTGKYALFVTFVPGDSSEVLESMVQMGMQLVDAEGKAAFNTPEGRAAFQYWVDLYEKGLLPREVLTQGHRQAVQLYQAGEIAILGSGPQFFKTIADNAPSIAAVSAAAPQITGQTGKKTAAVMNLVVPRDTDVPEAAVKFALFVTNDQNQLTFAKDANVLPSTLQALQDSHFQALPADASQIDRARIISAEDLKSAEALIPAMEDIQQLQRIIYDNLQGAMLGQQSVDQAVTNAAQQWEARN; from the coding sequence ATGAGAGTAAGAATCAACCGTTGGAAACGCTTTGGACTCTTTGTCTTGTCGGGGTTGTTACTGAGTTGGGCGATCGCCTGCACTCCCGGTACTGGCTCCAATTCGGGACAACCCGCCTCGGGGACCTCGGAAGTTGAATTTTGGACGATGCAACTCCAGCCTCAGTTTACGGACTATTTCAACAGCTTAATCACCACATTTGAATCGGAAAATCCTGACATCAAAGTGCGGTGGGTTGACGTGCCTTGGTCCGCAATGGAAAGCAAGATTTTGGCCGCAGTTTCGGCCAAAACTGCCCCGGATGTGGTCAACCTGAATCCTAATTTTGCCACGCTTCTTGCCAGTCGCAATGCGTGGCTCACCCTAGATGATCAAATCCCGGATGAGATTCGCCAGCAGTATCTTCCCAATATCTGGAAAGCAAGTACCTTAAATGGCACCAGCTTTGGGATTCCTTGGTATCTGACCACCCGAATTTCTATTTATAATACCCAACTGTTCAACGAAGCTGGCATTGACCAACCCCCCAGCACTTATGCTGAATTAGCACAGGTGGCCCAACAAATTCGCGATAGAACGGGCAAATATGCCCTTTTTGTGACATTTGTTCCCGGGGATTCTTCCGAGGTCCTCGAATCGATGGTCCAAATGGGAATGCAACTGGTGGATGCCGAAGGTAAAGCTGCTTTTAACACCCCAGAAGGGCGCGCCGCGTTTCAATATTGGGTGGACCTCTATGAAAAGGGTTTATTACCTCGGGAGGTCCTCACCCAAGGGCATCGTCAAGCGGTCCAACTGTATCAAGCGGGAGAAATCGCCATCCTCGGGTCCGGACCTCAATTTTTCAAGACGATCGCCGACAATGCCCCCAGTATTGCTGCTGTCTCGGCAGCGGCCCCCCAAATTACCGGACAAACGGGTAAAAAAACCGCAGCCGTCATGAATTTGGTGGTACCTCGGGATACGGATGTCCCAGAGGCAGCGGTTAAGTTTGCCCTATTTGTCACTAATGATCAGAATCAGTTGACCTTTGCCAAGGATGCAAATGTCTTGCCTTCTACCCTGCAAGCGCTCCAGGATAGTCATTTCCAGGCATTACCCGCTGATGCCTCCCAGATCGATCGCGCTCGAATTATTAGTGCCGAGGATCTCAAGAGTGCAGAGGCCCTGATTCCGGCGATGGAAGATATCCAGCAACTGCAACGGATTATTTACGACAATTTGCAGGGAGCTATGTTGGGTCAACAGTCGGTAGATCAAGCCGTCACCAATGCAGCCCAACAGTGGGAAGCCCGCAATTAA
- the pilM gene encoding type IV pilus assembly protein PilM gives MVNFFKKFLSKGSNGIGLEIAPERLNIVQLRQQGASYQLETYATAEVPEGVVEEGLIADPPEMAQLIQETLAEHNLTNIKRVATAVPAREGVIRIIPVPKELNDLELREYMNQEAGLYLPFPREEADVDFQKLGEFMDEDGIEKVQVLLVATRKEVTDTYISTFQEAGLGIEILEISSFALLRTIREQLLQLPPEEAVVLTDIQFDSTEIAIVVDGIPQFSRTIPIGTYQVQTALSQAMNLPPSRNTDMLQGMTIPANPTESTGSGTMGGGSSPGTQAIIKVFSELGDELRRSIDFYMNQSEGLEVGQLLLAGPGASIGGLDDFFNQRLSLLSLVVDPVENLALEVDEEKMPLMQRPGLGVVLGLAMREAK, from the coding sequence GTGGTTAATTTCTTTAAAAAATTCCTGTCTAAAGGATCCAATGGAATTGGACTGGAAATTGCTCCAGAACGACTCAATATCGTGCAACTGCGTCAACAAGGTGCCTCTTATCAACTAGAAACCTATGCCACGGCGGAAGTCCCCGAAGGCGTTGTGGAAGAAGGGTTGATTGCAGACCCCCCGGAGATGGCTCAACTGATCCAAGAAACCCTAGCGGAACACAATTTAACGAATATCAAGCGGGTCGCTACGGCTGTACCGGCGCGGGAAGGGGTGATTCGGATTATTCCAGTTCCCAAAGAACTGAATGATTTGGAATTGCGGGAGTACATGAACCAAGAGGCGGGACTCTATTTGCCATTTCCCCGAGAAGAGGCGGATGTGGACTTCCAAAAATTAGGGGAGTTCATGGATGAGGATGGCATCGAAAAGGTCCAGGTGCTGCTGGTAGCGACTCGCAAGGAAGTGACGGATACTTATATTAGTACCTTTCAAGAAGCTGGGTTAGGGATAGAAATTCTGGAGATTTCTAGTTTTGCTCTGTTACGGACCATTCGAGAACAATTGCTACAGTTACCCCCAGAAGAGGCGGTGGTACTGACTGATATTCAGTTTGATAGTACCGAAATTGCGATCGTGGTGGATGGGATTCCGCAGTTTTCCCGAACTATCCCGATCGGGACCTATCAGGTACAAACGGCCCTATCTCAAGCGATGAATTTACCGCCTTCTCGCAATACGGATATGTTGCAGGGGATGACGATTCCGGCTAACCCAACAGAAAGTACGGGCTCAGGTACAATGGGGGGAGGAAGTAGCCCGGGAACGCAGGCTATTATTAAAGTGTTTTCTGAGTTAGGGGACGAACTGCGGCGCTCAATTGATTTTTATATGAATCAGAGCGAAGGATTAGAGGTCGGACAGCTCCTGCTGGCAGGACCGGGCGCATCGATTGGAGGGTTGGATGACTTTTTCAATCAGCGATTAAGTTTATTAAGCCTAGTAGTAGATCCAGTGGAGAATTTAGCCCTGGAAGTAGATGAAGAAAAAATGCCCCTAATGCAGCGCCCAGGATTGGGAGTTGTGCTGGGGTTAGCCATGCGGGAGGCCAAGTGA
- the pilO gene encoding type 4a pilus biogenesis protein PilO, with product MTVSEQFMAMEAARAEEAPPPGSYKIGSFVLTPQIQGILIAVLGLGLAGFAAFKMLLPAMEEQTNLKTQIAAKEAEIANQQSKIRQMDEARANLATTQQQKENVLALFAQGATLETLLLDINQIVRQSGGNLESFKPLESNPNDWIFTEAPAQAGGAAASPPADPAAAPPPTTPSLTLSQAVEGKTMELEMAGNYQQTLDTLRRLERLQQMVVFGEFTSTLGEGTQRIFVDPDGKITEQAPANLDTVFNLIAVMPLPPEQLKNLAAPPPPPAAAEGEQPPAQ from the coding sequence ATGACCGTCAGCGAACAGTTTATGGCAATGGAGGCAGCCCGGGCTGAAGAGGCTCCACCGCCAGGAAGTTATAAAATTGGTAGCTTTGTTCTCACCCCGCAAATTCAAGGGATTTTAATTGCCGTCCTCGGGTTGGGACTCGCTGGATTTGCAGCTTTTAAAATGCTTTTGCCGGCGATGGAAGAGCAGACGAACTTAAAGACCCAAATCGCGGCAAAAGAAGCCGAAATCGCCAATCAACAATCAAAAATTAGGCAAATGGACGAGGCTAGAGCAAATTTAGCCACAACCCAACAGCAAAAGGAAAATGTCTTAGCCTTATTTGCTCAGGGGGCCACCTTAGAAACGTTGCTGTTGGATATTAACCAAATTGTCCGGCAAAGTGGGGGAAATTTAGAATCCTTCAAGCCCCTAGAATCCAACCCGAACGACTGGATTTTTACTGAAGCCCCCGCCCAAGCTGGAGGCGCAGCAGCTTCTCCCCCAGCCGATCCTGCCGCTGCTCCCCCCCCGACTACGCCTTCCTTAACCCTGTCCCAAGCGGTGGAAGGGAAGACAATGGAGCTAGAAATGGCTGGAAACTATCAGCAAACCCTAGATACCTTGCGACGGCTGGAACGGCTGCAACAAATGGTTGTATTTGGTGAATTTACCAGTACATTGGGTGAAGGCACTCAGAGGATTTTTGTCGATCCTGATGGTAAAATTACCGAACAGGCACCTGCTAATCTGGACACGGTTTTTAATTTGATAGCGGTGATGCCATTACCACCAGAGCAGCTAAAAAATTTAGCAGCGCCACCGCCCCCACCAGCGGCGGCGGAAGGAGAACAACCACCGGCTCAATAA